The genome window AATCCAAAAAATCGGTGACGCCGTAGCTCAGGAAAGCGGTGAACTGGTCGACGCCCAGGCTGATCGAGTTCATGGTGGAGACCACGTCCGCCTTACCTCCCGGGGCGGCCCCGTCGTGGGTGAAAACGGCCGGAACCGCTGCCAGGTCAATGGCTTCAATGCTGTCGAAGCTGAAGCGCTGGTAGTTGACGCCCAGGGAGAACTTCTTCCGACCGATGGTCTCCGCCCGTTCCGCGAAGATGGGGCCGAAGCTTTGCGTGGACCGCTTCATGACCCCGAGGGCAGGATCCAGCTCGTACGTGAAGCCGGAGGCCGGCGAGGGTAGCGGCACCGAGGCCAGCTGGCTCGCGAGGGAGGTGTTGAAGAGCGTGAACTCCGCCTGGAAGGCGCTGTTGAAGTGGGCGGAATGGTTGGAACCGTCGGGGAGGAGAGCCTGGCTCTCCACCTTCAACCCGTTCGGGCCGTAAAGAGTCGGGATCACGAAGGCGAGGGGGCAGCCTGGACCTGGACAATTGCCCGGGACCTGGGCCCAAACCGCCACGGGGCTGGCCAGGGCCAAGCCCAGAGCCAGCAGCGCCACCTTCCTAATCATCATGGCCTCACAGTCTTGCTTAACAAGCCGCTACGGCCGTCGGAGGGTCACGGGCCACTCGGATAGCGACGGTTCAACTGGGTACGAAAAGTAGTTTCCACCCTGCGCGCGAGGGTGTCAAGCGCGTCACCCCCCTCGTAGCGCGGTGGACACGAGCGTGTTATCATCATTTTGAAAAACCTAAAGGCCCGGGTGCCGTCGGCAGCAGCCCTCCCCTTGTCGTTCTTGAGGCAGCATGGAGCTCGAGCGGATCGGCAAGTACCGTATCCTCGGAAAGATCGGGCAAGGGGCGATGGGAGAGGTCTTCAAGGGCCAAGACCCCTTCCTCAACCGCTCGGTTGCCGTCAAGACCATATCCGCGAGCCTGGCCGGCGATGAGGAAGTCCGCAAGCGGTTTCTCCGCGAAGCCCAATCCGCCGCCAAGCTGAATCACCCCCACATCATCACGGTCTACGACTTCGGGGAGGAGCACGGGAAGATCTACCTGGCCATGGAGCTTCTGGAGGGCAAGGACCTCAAGGACCTCATCGGCGGCAACCTACTGAGCAATCTCAACCAGAAGCTCGACATCATGGAGCAGATCGGCGAGGGGATGGCTTTCGCCCACGCCAACGACGTCGTCCACCGCGACCTGAAGCCCGCCAACATCCACATTCAGCCCAGCGGCCAGGTCAAGATCATGGACTTCGGCCTGGCCCGCTTCAGCTCCTCGGACATGACGCGCACGGGGATGGTGACGGGAACTCCCCACTACATGTCGCCCGAGCAGGTGCGGGGAGAGAAGGCGGACGCCCGGTCCGACATCTTCTCCCTGGGGGCCGTCTTCTACGAGCTCCTCTCGAACCACAAGCCCTTCGACGGCGACTCCATGCACACCGTTCTCTTCCACGTGCTGCAGGACAACCCCGAGCCGCTGCGCCATTGGGTGGACCTCCCCCCCATCCTGGTCGAGCTCGTGGAGAAGGCGCTCTTCAAGGATCCGGTCCGGCGTTTCCAGAACGGCGGCCGCCTTCGCGACGGCGTACGGGCCGTGCGCCGGGCGATCGCCGAGGGGCGGGAATGGGATACGAGCCTCGAGGACGAAATGGGCCCGGAACATCAGGAAATGGAGAGAGCCGGGAGCTCGGCGCCGCTTTCGGGGGGAGAGCGACGGGTGGTGGGATCCACCGCCCTCGATCTGGCCCGTACCCCGGACCCGACGACGGAGAAGACGCGGCGCTCGCCCCAGACCCTCCCCGCCCGGTCGGGGAGCGGATCGAGCCTGGGGAGGTCCCGGGTCCCCGCCGCCCCCGCGTCCTCGCGACTGCCGATCTACCTGGGCGGGGGGTTCGTGTTGGTGCTGTTCGTGGCGGCCGGCATCTTCTACGCGCTCTACTCGTCACGCACGCCGCAGGGGGCCCCCGCGCCTCCCGCCACCCAGGATGCGGCCAAGGAGCAGATTGGCGCCCTGACCCAGGCCCTGGTCGGGAACCAAGTCGAGCTGGCCCGCAAGAAGCTCGAAGACAAGAACTATTCGGGCGCGGCGGCCCAGGCCGAGCGGGCCTTGAAGCTCGACCCCAAGAACGCGCCCGCGCAGAAGATCTTGGATGAGGCTCAGGCTCTCCTGAAGGACCTCGAGGCGGCCGCCCAGGAGGCGCGGGCGGGGCTGAAGGCCGGCAACACGGACAAGGCCTCCCAGGCCTTCTGGAACCTCCTCACCATCGATCCCAACCACGCCGCCGTCGAGGAGCTCGCGGGACCCCTGGACCGCCAGTTTCGTGCCCAGGCCGAGGAGGCGCAACACCTCATGAGCCAGGCGCGCGGGGCGGCCGAACGCGTCAAGGCCGGCTCCCTGGAGCCGTTCTCCGAAGCGGCGACGGCGGCCCGCGCGGGGGAGGGCTTCCTCGCCAAGCGGCAGTTCGCCCAAGCCGCCCGGAAGTTCCTGGATGCGCGAGACGGATTCGAGCGTGCCCGCCGGTTAGCTCAGCGCTGACGGGGCCGCCGCCCACGGGATCCCGGCAACTGCTCTGAGAGGAAGGACCCTTGGCCCTGGCGGCCGGTGCGAGCCTCGGACCCTACCGCATCATCGAGCCCCTCGGTCGGGGCGGAATGGCCTCGGTCTACAAGGCCTACGAGGAGGCCCTCGACCGCTACGTGGCGGTCAAGGTGCTGCCCCCGGAGTTCATGCACGACCCCACGTTCGCGGAACGCTTCCGCCGCGAGGCCAGGGTCGTGGCCCGCCTCGAGCACCCGAACATCATTCCCATCTTCGCCTTCGACATCGCGGAGGGGATCCCCTGGATGGCCATGCGCTTCATCGCGGGGGGAACCGTCTCCGCCCTCCTCCGCGGCGCTCCCGGACGCCTGCCTCGGGAGCGCGTGATCGCGATCCTGCGGGGCGTGGCCGATGCCCTCGACTATGCGCACGGGAAGGGGGTCATCCACCGCGACGTCAAGCCCCACAACGTGCTCGTCGACGAGGAGGGGCGCATCTACCTCGTCGACTTCGGGGTGGCCAAGATGGTGGAGACCTCGAGCGGCCTCACCGCCACCGGCATGATCAGCGGTACCCCCCAGTACATGGCCCCCGAGCAGATCACCGCCCTCACCGTGGACCAGCGCGCCGACATCTATTCCCTGGGCATCGTGGCCTACGAGCTCCTGACCGGGCGCGTGCCCTTTGTCGCCGACACCCCCATCGCGGTGCTCATGAAGCATGTCTCGGATTCGATACCGCTGCCCTCGCCCGACGAGGTGCCGGAGCCGATGGTGCGGGCCCTCCTCAAATGCACGGCCAAGAAGCCCGAGGACCGGTGGCCCACCACGGGCGCCTTCGTGGATGCCCTGGAGAGGGGAAAGGCTGAGGCCGAGGCTCCCGCGGCCCTTCCCCACGTGCCCACGACCGTGGACCTGCGCGTGCCGGCGCTTCCCCCTCCCGCCGCGCCCACGGTTTCTCCCGCCGCTCCCTCTCCGGGCCCTGCGCCTCCGGCGAGACCCCCTGCGGGGGGGGCCAGAGGGCGCGGCTTCCCCACCGTGACCCTCCTCTTCGTGTTGGGACTGGCTGGCTTTGTCTACCTCACCGAGCAACAGCTCATCCCGTGGTCCTCCCTGGCCGCGCTCCTCTTTCCGGAGTCGGCGGTGACGACGAGCCCGTCGGGGCCGGAGCTCAGCCATTCCGGATCCGGGCCGGTGGCGGGGGGCCCTGCCGTCCGGGGCCCGGCCCCTCTGCCCGATCCCTCCCCATCCCTCGCCGTCTCCCCCCCTCCTCCCGCTCCTGGCCCGCTCACAACCGCG of Vicinamibacteria bacterium contains these proteins:
- a CDS encoding protein kinase, whose amino-acid sequence is MELERIGKYRILGKIGQGAMGEVFKGQDPFLNRSVAVKTISASLAGDEEVRKRFLREAQSAAKLNHPHIITVYDFGEEHGKIYLAMELLEGKDLKDLIGGNLLSNLNQKLDIMEQIGEGMAFAHANDVVHRDLKPANIHIQPSGQVKIMDFGLARFSSSDMTRTGMVTGTPHYMSPEQVRGEKADARSDIFSLGAVFYELLSNHKPFDGDSMHTVLFHVLQDNPEPLRHWVDLPPILVELVEKALFKDPVRRFQNGGRLRDGVRAVRRAIAEGREWDTSLEDEMGPEHQEMERAGSSAPLSGGERRVVGSTALDLARTPDPTTEKTRRSPQTLPARSGSGSSLGRSRVPAAPASSRLPIYLGGGFVLVLFVAAGIFYALYSSRTPQGAPAPPATQDAAKEQIGALTQALVGNQVELARKKLEDKNYSGAAAQAERALKLDPKNAPAQKILDEAQALLKDLEAAAQEARAGLKAGNTDKASQAFWNLLTIDPNHAAVEELAGPLDRQFRAQAEEAQHLMSQARGAAERVKAGSLEPFSEAATAARAGEGFLAKRQFAQAARKFLDARDGFERARRLAQR
- a CDS encoding protein kinase; this translates as MALAAGASLGPYRIIEPLGRGGMASVYKAYEEALDRYVAVKVLPPEFMHDPTFAERFRREARVVARLEHPNIIPIFAFDIAEGIPWMAMRFIAGGTVSALLRGAPGRLPRERVIAILRGVADALDYAHGKGVIHRDVKPHNVLVDEEGRIYLVDFGVAKMVETSSGLTATGMISGTPQYMAPEQITALTVDQRADIYSLGIVAYELLTGRVPFVADTPIAVLMKHVSDSIPLPSPDEVPEPMVRALLKCTAKKPEDRWPTTGAFVDALERGKAEAEAPAALPHVPTTVDLRVPALPPPAAPTVSPAAPSPGPAPPARPPAGGARGRGFPTVTLLFVLGLAGFVYLTEQQLIPWSSLAALLFPESAVTTSPSGPELSHSGSGPVAGGPAVRGPAPLPDPSPSLAVSPPPPAPGPLTTAAPEGPGGPPPTVQSLLESLGDSDPDKRSQAAKALGSLGGAAREAVPALTVALKDHEGLVRTEAARALGRIGPEARTAVPALSAALKDREPLVAREAAEALKKIGSASGSF